One part of the Bacillus sp. FJAT-27916 genome encodes these proteins:
- the dcm gene encoding DNA (cytosine-5-)-methyltransferase — MMKAIELFAGVGGFRLGLEATKGFEVIWGNQWEPSKKAQDAFDCYARQFHNRGIHSNEDIATVDEKQFTDKGVNLIVGGFPCQDYSVARSLSGEKGIQGKKGVLFWEIMRLVREIRPKYVLLENVDRLLKSPSKQRGRDFSIMLASFRDENYSVEWRVINAAEYGQAQRRRRIFIFAVRNDTPYIKHRENVDGKGMLHEKGFFANAFPVLDVINEKHRPATILLKEDIVEVSDNFSMNYRNAGIMRDGVIYTEELTPDVEKPITLSEILESGVDERYYLHEASLEKFKYLKGPKKINRISASGHQYVFSEGGMAFPDPLDKPGRTMLTSEGTTNRSTHVVEDPETGRLRLLTPVECERLNGFPDNWTFGMSDRMRYFCMGNALVVGLIERMANRILDIEAEDQVSIQENPQQLELF, encoded by the coding sequence ATGATGAAAGCAATAGAGTTATTTGCAGGGGTCGGAGGGTTTCGGCTCGGGCTTGAAGCGACAAAAGGGTTTGAAGTCATTTGGGGTAACCAGTGGGAGCCATCTAAGAAAGCTCAGGATGCTTTTGACTGCTATGCACGCCAATTTCATAATAGAGGTATTCATTCTAATGAGGACATTGCGACTGTTGATGAGAAACAGTTTACAGATAAGGGAGTTAACCTTATTGTAGGAGGATTTCCGTGTCAGGACTATTCTGTTGCTAGATCTTTATCAGGGGAGAAGGGCATACAAGGGAAGAAGGGCGTTCTCTTCTGGGAAATCATGCGTTTGGTCAGGGAAATTCGACCGAAGTATGTACTGCTGGAGAATGTCGACCGGTTATTGAAATCTCCATCGAAACAAAGAGGGCGGGATTTCTCCATTATGCTGGCGAGCTTCCGGGATGAGAACTATTCCGTCGAGTGGCGCGTCATCAATGCGGCTGAATATGGACAAGCCCAAAGGAGAAGAAGAATCTTCATATTTGCCGTCAGAAATGATACGCCATATATTAAGCATAGAGAGAATGTCGATGGTAAAGGAATGCTGCATGAAAAGGGCTTCTTCGCTAATGCTTTTCCTGTACTTGATGTAATAAACGAAAAGCATCGTCCGGCAACAATCCTTCTAAAGGAAGATATTGTAGAAGTCTCAGATAACTTCTCCATGAATTATCGTAATGCAGGTATCATGCGGGACGGGGTTATTTACACAGAAGAATTAACTCCTGATGTTGAGAAGCCAATCACCTTGAGTGAGATTTTAGAGAGTGGTGTAGATGAGCGATACTATCTGCATGAGGCTTCTTTAGAGAAATTCAAATATCTAAAAGGACCAAAGAAAATCAATCGTATCTCTGCAAGTGGTCATCAGTACGTCTTTTCAGAGGGCGGCATGGCTTTTCCCGATCCGCTAGACAAGCCTGGAAGAACGATGCTCACTAGCGAGGGAACGACTAACAGAAGTACCCACGTCGTAGAGGATCCAGAAACAGGACGATTGAGACTTTTGACACCTGTTGAATGTGAGAGGTTAAATGGGTTCCCTGATAATTGGACTTTCGGCATGTCCGACCGAATGCGCTATTTCTGTATGGGGAATGCGTTGGTTGTTGGATTGATTGAGAGAATGGCCAATCGAATATTGGATATTGAAGCGGAGGATCAGGTTTCTATTCAAGAAAATCCTCAACAACTTGAGTTATTTTAA